Proteins encoded in a region of the Canis lupus dingo isolate Sandy chromosome 17, ASM325472v2, whole genome shotgun sequence genome:
- the CELF3 gene encoding CUGBP Elav-like family member 3 isoform X7, whose amino-acid sequence MNRPIQVKPADSESRGDRKLFVGMLGKQQTDEDVRKMFEPFGTIDECTVLRGPDGTSKGCAFVKFQTHAEAQAAINTLHSSRTLPGASSSLVVKFADTEKERGLRRMQQVATQLGMFSPIALQFGAYSAYTQALMQQQAALVAAHSAYLSPMATMAAVQMQHMAAINANGLIATPITPSSGTSTPPAIAATPVSAIPAALGVNGYSPVPTQPTGQPAPDALYPNGVHPYPAQSPAAPVDPLQQAYAGMQHYTAAYPAAYSLVAPAFPQPPALVAQQPPPPPQQQQQQQQQQQQQREGPDGCNIFIYHLPQEFTDSEILQMFVPFGHVISAKVFVDRATNQSKCFGFVSFDNPASAQAAIQAMNGFQIGMKRLKVQLKRPKDANRPY is encoded by the exons atGAACAGGCCGATCCAGGTCAAGCCAGCCGACAGCGAGAGCCGAGGAG ACCGGAAGCTCTTTGTGGGGATGCTAGGGAAGCAGCAGACAGATGAGGACGTCAGGAAGATGTTCGAGCCTTTTGGGACCATAGACGAGTGCACTGTGCTCCGGGGGCCAGATGGCACCAGCAAAG GCTGCGCCTTTGTGAAGTTCCAGACCCATGCTGAGGCCCAGGCGGCCATCAACACCCTTCACAGCAGCCGGACCCTGCCG GGTGCCTCATCCAGCCTGGTGGTGAAGTTTGCTGACACGGAGAAGGAGCGAGGTCTCCGCCGAATGCAGCAGGTGGCTACCCAGCTGGGCATGTTCAGCCCCATCGCACTGCAGTTTGGAGCCTACAGCGCCTACACCCAGGCC ctgaTGCAGCAGCAGGCGGCCCTGGTAGCGGCTCACAGTGCCTACCTCAGCCCCATGGCCACCATGGCTGCCGTGCAGATGCAGCACATGGCTGCCATCAATGCCAATGGCCTCATCGCCACTCCCATCACCCCATCCTCAG GAACCAGCACCCCTCCTGCCATCGCTGCCACGCCCGTGTCTGCAATCCCTGCTGCCCTGGGCGTCAACGGCTACAGCCCCGTGCCTACCCAGCCCACCGGGCAGCCTGCCCCTGATGCTCTGTATCCCAACGGGGTTCACCCCTACCCAG cccagagccccgCGGCCCCCGTGGACCCCCTGCAGCAGGCCTACGCAGGGATGCAGCACTACACAG CAGCCTACCCAGCAGCCTACAGCTTGGTGGCACCCGCGTTCCCGCAGCCTCCTGCCCTGGTCGCCCAGcaaccccctcctcctccccagcagcagcagcagcagcagcagcagcagcagcagcaacggGAAG GCCCTGACGGCTGCAACATCTTCATCTACCACCTGCCCCAGGAGTTCACAGACTCAGAGATCCTCCAGATGTTTGTCCCCTTCGGCCACGTCATCTCAGCCAAAGTCTTTGTTGACCGGGCCACCAATCAGAGCAAGTGTTTTG GCTTTGTGAGTTTCGACAATCCGGCCAGTGCCCAGGCTGCCATCCAGGCCATGAACGGTTTCCAGATTGGCATGAAGCGCCTCAAAGTCCAGCTAAAGCGGCCTAAGGATGCCAACCGGCCCTACTGA
- the CELF3 gene encoding CUGBP Elav-like family member 3 isoform X6, with amino-acid sequence MNRPIQVKPADSESRGEDRKLFVGMLGKQQTDEDVRKMFEPFGTIDECTVLRGPDGTSKGCAFVKFQTHAEAQAAINTLHSSRTLPGASSSLVVKFADTEKERGLRRMQQVATQLGMFSPIALQFGAYSAYTQALMQQQAALVAAHSAYLSPMATMAAVQMQHMAAINANGLIATPITPSSGTSTPPAIAATPVSAIPAALGVNGYSPVPTQPTGQPAPDALYPNGVHPYPAQSPAAPVDPLQQAYAGMQHYTAAYPAAYSLVAPAFPQPPALVAQQPPPPPQQQQQQQQQQQQQREGPDGCNIFIYHLPQEFTDSEILQMFVPFGHVISAKVFVDRATNQSKCFGFVSFDNPASAQAAIQAMNGFQIGMKRLKVQLKRPKDANRPY; translated from the exons atGAACAGGCCGATCCAGGTCAAGCCAGCCGACAGCGAGAGCCGAGGAG AAGACCGGAAGCTCTTTGTGGGGATGCTAGGGAAGCAGCAGACAGATGAGGACGTCAGGAAGATGTTCGAGCCTTTTGGGACCATAGACGAGTGCACTGTGCTCCGGGGGCCAGATGGCACCAGCAAAG GCTGCGCCTTTGTGAAGTTCCAGACCCATGCTGAGGCCCAGGCGGCCATCAACACCCTTCACAGCAGCCGGACCCTGCCG GGTGCCTCATCCAGCCTGGTGGTGAAGTTTGCTGACACGGAGAAGGAGCGAGGTCTCCGCCGAATGCAGCAGGTGGCTACCCAGCTGGGCATGTTCAGCCCCATCGCACTGCAGTTTGGAGCCTACAGCGCCTACACCCAGGCC ctgaTGCAGCAGCAGGCGGCCCTGGTAGCGGCTCACAGTGCCTACCTCAGCCCCATGGCCACCATGGCTGCCGTGCAGATGCAGCACATGGCTGCCATCAATGCCAATGGCCTCATCGCCACTCCCATCACCCCATCCTCAG GAACCAGCACCCCTCCTGCCATCGCTGCCACGCCCGTGTCTGCAATCCCTGCTGCCCTGGGCGTCAACGGCTACAGCCCCGTGCCTACCCAGCCCACCGGGCAGCCTGCCCCTGATGCTCTGTATCCCAACGGGGTTCACCCCTACCCAG cccagagccccgCGGCCCCCGTGGACCCCCTGCAGCAGGCCTACGCAGGGATGCAGCACTACACAG CAGCCTACCCAGCAGCCTACAGCTTGGTGGCACCCGCGTTCCCGCAGCCTCCTGCCCTGGTCGCCCAGcaaccccctcctcctccccagcagcagcagcagcagcagcagcagcagcagcagcaacggGAAG GCCCTGACGGCTGCAACATCTTCATCTACCACCTGCCCCAGGAGTTCACAGACTCAGAGATCCTCCAGATGTTTGTCCCCTTCGGCCACGTCATCTCAGCCAAAGTCTTTGTTGACCGGGCCACCAATCAGAGCAAGTGTTTTG GCTTTGTGAGTTTCGACAATCCGGCCAGTGCCCAGGCTGCCATCCAGGCCATGAACGGTTTCCAGATTGGCATGAAGCGCCTCAAAGTCCAGCTAAAGCGGCCTAAGGATGCCAACCGGCCCTACTGA